GCGCGAGGCCCTGAGGTCCGGCCGCCGGTCTCCCGTCAGGGGGGCCGGCGGCCGGGTTCGTTCTCAGTGCTGGACGAGCCCGCCGACCGGGACACCGGGCACGTGCCCGGTGGGCGGGAGGCTCTGCGCCAGGGCGATCCCGACATCCACCAGCGACGACCGGCGCACGCGGGCGACCTGGGACAGCGGAGTCCACACGGCCTCGGCGGTGTCGCCGTTCGGCTCGGGACGGAGCGTGCCGCCGGTGACGCGGACACCGTAGAAGACGCCGACGTTCTGCAGCTCCGGCGCGCCGGGCAGGCGGCGCTCGTCCGCCGGGATCACCCGCGAGTCCACGCCGAGCAGGCGCTCGACCACGGCCTCCAGGCCGGTCTCCTCGGTGATCTCCCTGATCACCGTGTCGAACGGGTCCTCCGCGTGCTCGACCCCGCCGCCCGGGAGGGTCCAGACGCGGTCGCCGTCCCGGCTCACGGCCAGCGCGAGGAGCACACGGCCGTTCTCGATGCACACCGCGTACGCGGCCAGGCGTCGGTCCATTGCGCGAGGCTATCTCCGG
This sequence is a window from Streptomyces parvus. Protein-coding genes within it:
- a CDS encoding NUDIX hydrolase, with protein sequence MDRRLAAYAVCIENGRVLLALAVSRDGDRVWTLPGGGVEHAEDPFDTVIREITEETGLEAVVERLLGVDSRVIPADERRLPGAPELQNVGVFYGVRVTGGTLRPEPNGDTAEAVWTPLSQVARVRRSSLVDVGIALAQSLPPTGHVPGVPVGGLVQH